The genome window ACGTGGTGCTCCATCGTCGTGATCGTGCCCGCGGACGGGTCGACCGAGTGGACGACGGGGTCGTGGAGGTAGCGGCGGACCAGCTGATCGACGTCGCGATCCAGAGTGGCCGAGAACAGCATCCGCTGACCGTCGGGGTGCACCTGGTCGAGCACGTCGACAATCTGCGGCAGGAATCCCAAGTCGCACATCTGGTCGGCCTCGTCCAGCACGGTGATCCTTACCCGTCCCAGGCGGCAGGCGTTGCGCTCGATCAGGTCGTGCAGGCGTCCGGGGGTCGCGACGACCACCTCGGCTCCCTGGCGCAGCTCGGCGACCTGTCGGCCGATCGACACGCCGCCGACGACCGTGGCCATCCGCAGCCGCAGTGCCTCGGCGTACGGCGCCAGCGCCTGGGTGACCTGTTGGGCCAGCTCCCGGGTGGGCACAAGGATCAGAGCGAGGGGCTGTTTCGGTTCGGCGCGCCGCCCTGCCGTACGTGTCAGCAGCGGCAGGCCGAAGGCGAGCGTCTTGCCCGATCCGGTGCGCCCTCGCCCCAGGACGTCGCGCCCCACCAGGGCATCGGGCAATGTGGCGGCCTGGATCGGAAAGGGTTGGCTCACCCCCAGTCCGCTCAGTGTCCGCAGCACCTCCGCCGGCAGTTCCAGAGCGGCAAAAGAGACGGCCGGGGTCGTGGTTTCGGGCTGGGCGGGACCGCCGTGAGCGATGCCGAAGTCATCCGGACGTTTCATGAACAGCCTTCCGAAGGGGAACGTACCGAGGAAGGCCCGGCAGGGTCGAACAGCCCACGCACAAGCGGAACCGAACAGGAAGAATCGCCCACCGCGACGACCACGCAAACGCATGACAGTAACACAAGGCACAACATCGCGCCCGTGATACCGATCGCCCCTCCCGCGTCGATGACCCGACGCAGCCCGACAGACGGGACGGCCTCAGTTGGCGGCATGTACACGAGAGCCTGAGAACGGCAGGCCGTCGCACCGGGCAGACTGATACGCCACTCCCCCGCTCACTCCGGGGTCGCCATTTTTCTCCAGCACACCGGGCGAACGGTTTACCCACGCACAGGTGATGCCGCCTTCACCACTTCCTGCACCGGCCGTCGACGTAATCCGATCGTCCCGCGGCAGCCGCTGCGGGTGCCCCGCTCCGTCGGGAAGGAGAGATCACACAGGCATTGGATCACCCCGTCCCCCTCTCCGGGTAACGTCAGGGTATGAGTCATCCGCACCCCGAGCTGAAAGCCGCCCCTCCCCTGCCTGAAGGAGGGCTGCGGGTCATCGCCCTGGGCGGCCTGGGCGAGATCGGCCGCAACATGACCGTCTTCGAGCACGGGGGCAAGCTGCTCATCGTCGACTGCGGCGTGCTGTTCCCCGAGGAGACCCAGCCCGGCGTGGACGTGATCCTGCCGGACTTCACCTCGATCCGGGACCGGCTGGACGACATCGTGGCCGTGGTACTCACCCACGGCCACGAGGACCACATCGGCGGCGTGCCTTACCTGCTGCGCGAGCGGTCCGACATTCCGGTCGTCGGCTCCAAGCTGACGCTGGCGTTCCTGGAGGCCAAGCTCAAGGAACACGGCATCCGGCCGCGCACGGTGCGGGTGCGGGAGGGCGACCGGCGTGGTTTCGGGCCCT of Streptomyces cynarae contains these proteins:
- a CDS encoding DEAD/DEAH box helicase, with amino-acid sequence MKRPDDFGIAHGGPAQPETTTPAVSFAALELPAEVLRTLSGLGVSQPFPIQAATLPDALVGRDVLGRGRTGSGKTLAFGLPLLTRTAGRRAEPKQPLALILVPTRELAQQVTQALAPYAEALRLRMATVVGGVSIGRQVAELRQGAEVVVATPGRLHDLIERNACRLGRVRITVLDEADQMCDLGFLPQIVDVLDQVHPDGQRMLFSATLDRDVDQLVRRYLHDPVVHSVDPSAGTITTMEHHVLVVHGPDRYAVTTEIAARDGRVLLFLDTKHAVDQLTRHLRASGVHAGALHSGKSQPQRTRTLAQFKNGQITVLVATNVAARGLHVDDLDLVVNVEPPTDPKDYVHRAGRTARAGESGSVVTLVLAGQRRETSRMMAGVGIEATVTKVRSGEAELSRITGAKTPSGTPLDGGPAIPRPKNSNAPFRGLGTSKDTSRGAGGKSRKAGEARKLAEARKAALVRRNG